Proteins from one Streptomyces sp. NBC_00390 genomic window:
- a CDS encoding DUF742 domain-containing protein, whose translation MTPPRPRRDRGLVRPYVVTQGRAHPTRNTLDIVTLVTAVYNRPLHGLSPEKRGVMELCRGGALSVAEVAGHLTLPMSVTKVLLSDLIDSGHVVARPPVPKAQLPDARLLQEVLDGLRSRF comes from the coding sequence ATGACCCCGCCACGCCCCCGGCGTGACAGAGGACTCGTGCGGCCCTACGTCGTCACACAGGGCCGCGCTCATCCGACGCGCAACACCCTGGACATCGTGACGCTGGTGACGGCTGTGTACAACCGTCCCCTGCACGGGCTGAGTCCGGAGAAACGCGGTGTCATGGAACTGTGCCGAGGAGGAGCGCTGTCGGTCGCCGAAGTGGCCGGCCACCTCACTCTGCCGATGAGCGTCACCAAAGTCCTGCTCAGCGACCTCATCGACAGCGGTCATGTCGTCGCCCGGCCTCCCGTCCCCAAAGCGCAACTGCCCGACGCCCGACTCCTGCAGGAGGTCCTGGATGGGCTCCGCTCCCGTTTCTGA
- a CDS encoding carboxylesterase/lipase family protein: protein MRFRDVRRTVARAATVGAVLLLSFSAPQAASPDSGGDALVVRTAHGTVRGKNGPDGGRVFQGIPFAAAPTGELRWRPPRPSASWSGVRATAPASPCPQLPLTLLPDGGPVLPGDSNRTGSTSEDCLYLNVWTPPGADGRKLPVLVWLHGGGNVYGAGSDYNGAALAGRGVVVVTVNYRLGALGFLAHPALSTESTDHASGDYGLMDQQAALRWVRRNIGAFGGDRTRVTLGGQSAGSVDTCLHIASPTAQGLFHRAVQQSGSCLSEGALDPLTLAAAERRGQSFAASVGCTDPSNVPACLRAVPAAELIRGAPAAVSLWTPNTGPAVLPVPPRRAWAEGRVNAVPTLSGSTHDEYRYFTALNVDLLGGGPLTPQTYAALIKLQHPARAAAVLGTYPASAYASPNLAYSAVGTDQRFACPARADGRLYSGRVPVYAYEFNDPQAPAFIPAPYTPQGAFHAAELAYLFPMKALPLTTPAQRRLSATMTGYWARFAATGNPNGPGTPVWPRYSADRDRIQVLAPDRTAPTNGFAADHRCAFWQPADTS, encoded by the coding sequence ATGAGATTCCGTGACGTACGCCGTACGGTTGCCCGCGCCGCGACCGTCGGCGCCGTACTGCTGCTGTCGTTCAGTGCGCCCCAAGCGGCCTCCCCCGACTCCGGGGGAGACGCGCTTGTCGTCCGCACCGCGCACGGCACGGTCCGGGGCAAGAACGGTCCCGACGGCGGCCGGGTGTTCCAGGGCATCCCCTTCGCCGCCGCACCGACGGGGGAGTTACGCTGGCGCCCGCCCCGGCCGTCCGCATCATGGTCCGGCGTGCGGGCCACCGCACCGGCCAGTCCCTGCCCCCAACTGCCCCTGACGCTGCTCCCGGACGGCGGGCCGGTCCTGCCGGGTGACTCCAACCGCACCGGCAGCACCTCGGAGGACTGCCTGTACCTCAATGTGTGGACCCCGCCCGGCGCCGACGGCAGAAAGCTGCCGGTGCTGGTGTGGCTGCACGGCGGCGGCAACGTCTACGGCGCCGGCAGCGACTACAACGGTGCGGCGCTGGCCGGCCGGGGCGTGGTCGTCGTCACCGTCAACTACCGTCTCGGGGCACTGGGGTTCCTCGCCCACCCCGCCCTGTCCACCGAGAGCACCGACCATGCATCGGGCGACTACGGCCTGATGGACCAGCAGGCCGCGCTGCGCTGGGTACGGCGCAACATCGGTGCCTTCGGCGGCGACCGCACCAGGGTCACACTCGGCGGTCAGTCCGCCGGGTCCGTCGACACCTGCCTCCACATCGCCTCGCCGACCGCCCAAGGCCTGTTCCACCGGGCCGTCCAGCAGAGCGGCAGCTGCCTCTCCGAAGGCGCGCTCGACCCGCTCACCCTGGCCGCGGCCGAGAGGAGGGGGCAGAGCTTCGCGGCCTCGGTCGGCTGCACCGACCCGTCGAACGTCCCGGCCTGCCTGCGCGCCGTACCCGCCGCGGAGCTCATCCGCGGCGCCCCTGCGGCGGTGTCCCTGTGGACACCGAACACCGGACCGGCCGTCCTTCCGGTCCCACCGCGCAGGGCATGGGCCGAGGGGCGGGTGAACGCGGTCCCGACGCTGAGCGGCAGCACCCATGACGAGTACCGGTACTTCACGGCGCTCAACGTGGACCTGCTCGGCGGTGGGCCCCTCACACCGCAGACCTATGCCGCCCTGATCAAGCTGCAGCACCCTGCTCGGGCAGCCGCCGTTCTCGGCACCTACCCTGCGTCCGCCTACGCCTCGCCGAACCTGGCCTACTCCGCTGTCGGCACCGACCAGCGCTTCGCCTGCCCGGCGCGTGCCGACGGCCGCCTGTACAGCGGCAGGGTGCCCGTCTACGCCTATGAGTTCAACGATCCCCAGGCGCCTGCGTTCATCCCGGCGCCGTACACACCGCAGGGCGCGTTCCACGCCGCGGAGCTGGCCTATCTGTTCCCGATGAAAGCCCTGCCTCTCACCACCCCGGCACAGCGCCGGCTGTCCGCCACGATGACCGGCTACTGGGCCAGATTCGCCGCCACCGGCAACCCCAACGGGCCCGGCACCCCCGTCTGGCCGCGATACAGCGCCGACCGTGACCGCATCCAGGTTCTGGCTCCGGACCGGACCGCTCCTACCAACGGTTTCGCGGCCGACCACCGCTGCGCGTTCTGGCAGCCCGCCGACACTTCCTGA
- a CDS encoding polysaccharide biosynthesis tyrosine autokinase yields the protein MTLDLRDYLRVLSRRWRVIALVTLLGTGAGILASTLATPEYRATTTLFASLQGDADTSQLNQGNSFTQARVQSYAEVATSPEVTGPVIEYLRLRVTPGQLAERISAEAPLNTVLVRLTVTDTQAVRAARTSNALAGRFAEVIRELESPDTDTSESPVRLTVIQPAAVPSAPSSPQTTLNVALGLVVGLALGLGLGVALETVDTSMRDSKALAECLAAAAGPPVLSSIVHDPSASRRPVSLRDDTHGTRAEGFRKLRVNLQFAEVGKRPKVIAVTSPLPREGKSSVSVNLAATLAEEGARVCLIDCDLRRPSVASALGLVRDAGLTTALLGKVAVCDVLQSAGSFSVLTSGMIPPNPTQLLGSPQFESLLQELAEEFDHVVVDTAPVLPFADTPAMAHAVDGYLLVARAGRTSRSQVLDALRILDRVKVPVLGAVLNAAPARGDGEAHGYAYRYQPKPETAGGLTALVSTRLASVVPRRRSSANGRAASASASASASASASAETRT from the coding sequence ATGACCTTGGATTTGCGCGACTACCTACGAGTCCTTTCCCGCCGCTGGCGTGTCATCGCCCTCGTCACGCTGTTGGGAACCGGGGCGGGCATCCTGGCAAGTACTCTCGCAACTCCCGAGTACCGGGCAACCACCACACTGTTCGCATCACTTCAGGGAGATGCCGACACCTCACAGCTGAATCAGGGGAATTCGTTCACCCAGGCCCGGGTCCAGTCCTACGCCGAAGTGGCGACCAGCCCGGAGGTGACCGGGCCGGTCATCGAGTACCTCCGGCTCCGTGTGACGCCGGGCCAGCTTGCCGAGCGGATCTCGGCCGAGGCACCGCTCAACACCGTGCTTGTCCGGCTGACCGTCACCGACACCCAAGCGGTACGGGCTGCGCGTACCAGCAATGCCCTTGCCGGTCGCTTCGCCGAGGTGATCAGGGAGTTGGAGAGCCCCGACACGGACACGTCCGAGTCTCCGGTGAGACTCACCGTTATCCAGCCTGCGGCCGTGCCGTCCGCCCCGTCGTCCCCGCAGACCACTCTCAATGTCGCCCTCGGCCTGGTCGTGGGCCTCGCACTCGGCCTCGGGTTGGGCGTCGCACTGGAGACCGTGGACACGTCGATGCGGGACTCCAAGGCACTGGCCGAATGCCTGGCGGCCGCTGCCGGGCCTCCGGTGCTGTCGAGCATCGTGCACGATCCGAGTGCCTCGCGGCGCCCGGTCTCCCTGCGCGACGACACGCACGGCACGCGGGCGGAGGGCTTCCGCAAGCTCCGGGTCAATCTCCAGTTCGCCGAAGTCGGCAAGCGGCCCAAGGTCATCGCCGTCACCAGTCCGCTGCCGCGGGAAGGCAAGAGCAGCGTCTCGGTCAACTTGGCCGCCACACTGGCCGAGGAAGGCGCCCGGGTGTGTCTGATCGACTGCGATCTGCGCCGTCCGTCCGTCGCCTCGGCTCTCGGTCTGGTCAGGGACGCGGGACTGACCACGGCCCTGCTGGGCAAGGTCGCGGTGTGCGACGTGCTGCAGTCGGCAGGGTCCTTCTCCGTGCTCACCAGTGGGATGATTCCCCCCAATCCGACCCAGCTCCTCGGCAGCCCTCAATTCGAGTCCCTGCTGCAGGAGCTCGCCGAGGAGTTCGACCACGTGGTGGTGGACACCGCTCCTGTCCTGCCGTTCGCCGACACTCCGGCGATGGCCCATGCCGTAGACGGCTACCTGCTCGTGGCGCGTGCCGGACGGACGAGCAGAAGCCAGGTCCTCGACGCCCTGCGCATCCTCGACCGCGTCAAGGTACCCGTGCTGGGAGCCGTGCTGAACGCGGCACCGGCACGAGGCGACGGCGAGGCGCACGGCTACGCGTACCGGTATCAGCCGAAGCCGGAGACGGCGGGCGGGCTCACGGCGCTGGTGTCGACCCGTCTGGCATCGGTGGTTCCGCGACGGAGATCGTCCGCGAACGGGCGTGCGGCGTCGGCGTCCGCGTCCGCGTCGGCGTCGGCGTCGGCGTCGGCCGAGACACGGACGTAG
- a CDS encoding TetR/AcrR family transcriptional regulator has product MTEASARDRGTRSHDAILDTATELMSQHGYAATSISMISAACGLPASSLYWHFGSKDGIYVAVLERARIALLAALPPVDVPGADVRHRLDTFLGSVGESFQRHPHSLKLLLAVGMLRQDASTAALAELRHYRDALLAWAQDSLSVVFDLGGRPEVSDQLARFTLRTASGTAVARWFEPATSLEIEPLRVALLALAAHHGVPVGSSRSAGRAPDVS; this is encoded by the coding sequence ATGACAGAGGCATCGGCCCGTGACCGCGGCACGCGGTCCCACGACGCGATTCTCGACACCGCAACTGAGCTGATGTCCCAGCACGGTTACGCCGCCACGTCCATATCGATGATCTCCGCCGCCTGCGGACTCCCCGCCAGTTCCCTTTACTGGCACTTCGGAAGCAAGGACGGCATCTACGTCGCGGTGCTCGAACGCGCAAGAATCGCCTTGCTGGCCGCCCTGCCTCCGGTCGACGTGCCCGGTGCGGATGTACGGCACAGGCTGGACACCTTCCTCGGATCGGTCGGGGAGAGCTTCCAGCGCCACCCGCACAGCTTGAAGCTGCTGCTCGCGGTCGGCATGCTGCGGCAGGACGCCAGTACGGCGGCCCTCGCCGAGCTGCGCCACTACCGCGACGCGCTGTTGGCGTGGGCCCAGGACTCCCTGAGCGTCGTCTTCGACCTGGGCGGTCGCCCCGAAGTGTCGGACCAACTCGCCCGCTTCACCCTCAGAACGGCGAGCGGAACCGCCGTGGCCCGTTGGTTCGAGCCCGCCACTTCCTTGGAGATCGAGCCGCTGCGCGTCGCGTTGCTTGCCCTGGCGGCCCACCACGGCGTTCCCGTGGGCAGTTCCCGCTCGGCGGGACGCGCCCCGGATGTGTCCTGA
- a CDS encoding sugar transferase, producing MPTTDQMQVQRIQERPRVSRRHPGKPFWYLPVSLAFDASWAAAPVHLALRSAGDTQAMRYAVVAAAAWLFVRTSRGRYVQRSLGESGTISAALRDWLVLVGLLAVLCVASGERTPVLLAVAGLAPCGPMAAVFQSLIHRHLRAQRRDGRAVRRALVIGEVSAIEGLVNHLARRTDHEFVVVGLCPVGDEDPDSLIPVHSRLDRQPPPHLSGDSSPVLEAVRGLDVDLVFVAAGPCMAGERLRRLSWAVHGEGRPLIVLPGLSEVARRRVDVSSVAGLTMLHVAPPVRHAGALLLKAASDRLGAILLIVLLAPVFAAVAITVRLGSPGAVLYRQIRMGQGGRPFTMWKFRTMVANAEQLAKELAGTNEQDGRMFKIRRDPRVTRVGRVLRRYSLDELPQLFNVLQGHMSLVGPRPPLPEEVAEYNDVELRRLTVKPGLTGLWQISGRSDLSWDETLALDLRYVDNWSPSVDYGVLCRTLRAVVEGNGAY from the coding sequence ATGCCGACGACTGACCAGATGCAGGTTCAGCGCATCCAGGAGCGGCCTCGAGTCAGCCGAAGACACCCTGGTAAGCCCTTCTGGTACCTGCCGGTCTCACTCGCGTTCGACGCGTCATGGGCAGCCGCCCCGGTGCACCTGGCCCTGCGGTCAGCCGGGGACACCCAAGCCATGCGGTACGCGGTGGTGGCAGCTGCAGCCTGGTTGTTCGTACGGACTTCGCGCGGGCGCTATGTGCAGCGGAGTCTGGGCGAGAGCGGCACCATCAGTGCTGCACTACGCGACTGGCTGGTGTTGGTGGGGCTGCTAGCGGTGCTGTGCGTGGCCTCTGGTGAGAGAACCCCCGTCCTGCTTGCTGTCGCCGGCCTCGCCCCCTGCGGCCCGATGGCCGCAGTCTTTCAATCGCTGATCCACCGTCACCTGCGGGCCCAGCGTCGCGACGGACGGGCAGTCCGCCGGGCTCTGGTGATCGGTGAGGTGAGCGCGATCGAAGGCCTGGTGAACCACCTCGCCCGGCGCACCGATCACGAGTTCGTCGTCGTCGGGCTGTGTCCGGTCGGGGACGAGGATCCCGACTCGCTCATTCCGGTCCACTCCCGGCTGGACAGACAGCCCCCACCCCACTTGTCGGGGGACTCCTCACCGGTGCTGGAGGCTGTCCGAGGGCTCGATGTGGACTTGGTCTTCGTCGCCGCGGGGCCCTGCATGGCAGGCGAACGGCTACGCAGACTGTCCTGGGCCGTGCACGGGGAGGGACGTCCTCTCATCGTGTTGCCAGGACTGTCGGAGGTGGCACGGCGCCGGGTTGATGTGTCGTCAGTGGCGGGGCTCACCATGCTGCATGTCGCCCCGCCCGTCCGGCACGCCGGCGCTCTGCTGCTGAAGGCGGCGAGTGACCGGTTGGGCGCGATACTGCTGATCGTGCTGCTCGCCCCGGTGTTCGCCGCGGTTGCGATCACGGTACGGCTGGGTTCACCAGGAGCCGTCCTCTACCGGCAGATCCGCATGGGGCAGGGCGGTCGCCCTTTCACCATGTGGAAGTTCCGCACAATGGTCGCCAATGCGGAGCAGTTGGCGAAAGAGCTCGCCGGCACCAATGAGCAGGATGGCCGCATGTTCAAAATCCGCCGCGACCCGCGGGTCACCCGCGTGGGCCGGGTGCTGCGGCGCTACTCCCTGGACGAGCTCCCCCAGCTCTTCAACGTACTGCAAGGACACATGTCGCTGGTCGGGCCAAGACCACCTCTGCCGGAAGAGGTGGCCGAATACAACGATGTGGAGCTGCGCAGACTGACCGTCAAACCAGGACTCACCGGCTTGTGGCAGATCAGCGGGCGCTCCGATCTGTCGTGGGACGAGACTCTCGCCCTTGACCTGCGCTATGTCGACAACTGGTCTCCGTCCGTGGACTACGGCGTCCTCTGCCGGACCCTTCGCGCCGTCGTCGAGGGCAATGGAGCCTACTGA
- a CDS encoding roadblock/LC7 domain-containing protein: MTGHMTNELGWMLDEVLKVPEARHAILLSADGMLRAHSQGIKRDEAERQAAALSGLQSISRSTAEFCSQETSPWQQTLVEFVDGYVFLVAAGAGAYLAVSAGQDVDMEAVTYSMHKLVDRLGKELTSPPRQNSAPGMADDSGTA, from the coding sequence ATGACCGGCCACATGACCAATGAACTCGGATGGATGCTCGACGAGGTCCTGAAGGTCCCGGAAGCCCGCCACGCGATCCTGCTCTCCGCGGACGGCATGCTCCGCGCCCACTCCCAGGGCATCAAGCGTGACGAGGCCGAACGGCAGGCGGCGGCGTTGTCCGGACTGCAGTCGATCAGTCGCAGTACCGCCGAGTTCTGCTCGCAGGAGACCTCGCCCTGGCAGCAGACACTGGTCGAATTCGTCGACGGGTACGTCTTCCTGGTGGCCGCCGGCGCGGGCGCCTATCTGGCGGTCTCCGCCGGCCAGGACGTCGACATGGAAGCCGTCACCTACAGCATGCACAAGCTGGTCGACCGGCTGGGCAAGGAGCTGACCAGTCCGCCGCGGCAGAACTCCGCCCCCGGCATGGCTGACGACTCAGGTACGGCATGA
- a CDS encoding glutaminyl-peptide cyclotransferase — translation MRLAFVIPVGVVALATGMLVHGCEGGGGATDHGRGMPGQAAARIERLSVDVIETLPHDPKAFTQGLEMARGMLYESTGVSGRSTITVGRPGAPPARGAELPSPLFGEGITVVGPTLWQLTWRNGVAIERDARTLAELRRVPYPEEGWGVCHQPHRGRLVTTDGTSRLVFRDPGTLQKKGEVPVTIRGQRVGRLNELECVGDVVYANVWPTDRIVRIDVDTGEVTGDIAVPPLLSATERRGADVLNGIAAVPGTNQFLLTGKWWPRMFRVAFVPEQGA, via the coding sequence ATGCGGCTTGCGTTCGTGATCCCGGTGGGGGTCGTCGCTCTGGCCACCGGGATGCTCGTTCACGGGTGCGAAGGGGGTGGCGGTGCCACGGACCACGGACGAGGCATGCCCGGGCAGGCGGCAGCACGGATCGAGCGGCTGAGTGTCGATGTCATCGAGACCCTGCCGCACGATCCGAAGGCCTTCACACAGGGCCTGGAGATGGCGCGTGGCATGCTCTACGAGAGCACGGGAGTGAGTGGCCGTTCGACGATCACGGTCGGCCGGCCCGGTGCCCCGCCTGCACGCGGCGCGGAGCTTCCCTCGCCGCTGTTCGGCGAGGGAATCACCGTCGTGGGGCCGACGCTCTGGCAGCTCACCTGGCGGAACGGCGTCGCCATTGAACGGGACGCACGAACTCTGGCGGAGCTGCGCAGGGTCCCTTACCCGGAGGAAGGCTGGGGCGTCTGTCACCAGCCGCACCGCGGCCGGCTGGTGACGACCGACGGCACCTCACGGCTCGTCTTCCGGGACCCCGGAACTCTTCAGAAGAAGGGCGAGGTCCCCGTCACCATCCGTGGGCAGCGCGTGGGGCGGTTGAACGAGCTGGAATGCGTCGGCGACGTCGTCTATGCCAATGTCTGGCCCACCGACCGGATCGTACGCATCGATGTCGACACCGGTGAGGTGACCGGGGACATCGCCGTGCCTCCGTTGCTCAGCGCGACGGAGAGGCGGGGCGCGGACGTCCTGAACGGCATCGCGGCCGTTCCGGGTACGAACCAGTTCCTGCTGACGGGGAAGTGGTGGCCCAGGATGTTCCGAGTGGCGTTCGTACCGGAGCAGGGCGCCTGA
- a CDS encoding GTP-binding protein, which translates to MGSAPVSEPVYVADTVTTAVKILVVGHFAVGKTTFVGTLSEIRPLRTEETMTQASELVDDLEGTPDKTTTTVAMDFGRLTLSESLVLYLFGAPGQKRFTQLWQDMLCGALGALVLTDTRRLDQSFDIMGLLEEHGMPYAVAVNQFDGAPPFPEAEIREALDLLPETPLVTCDAREPTSSAKALISLIEYLQTRTPQEQQ; encoded by the coding sequence ATGGGCTCCGCTCCCGTTTCTGAACCGGTCTACGTCGCGGACACGGTCACCACCGCGGTCAAGATCCTCGTCGTCGGCCACTTCGCCGTCGGCAAGACCACCTTTGTCGGAACACTCTCCGAGATCCGGCCGCTGCGCACCGAAGAGACGATGACGCAGGCAAGCGAACTCGTCGACGACCTTGAGGGGACCCCCGACAAGACCACGACGACCGTGGCCATGGACTTCGGACGCCTCACCCTCAGTGAGTCCCTGGTGCTGTACCTCTTCGGCGCCCCCGGTCAGAAGCGCTTCACCCAACTGTGGCAGGACATGCTGTGCGGAGCGCTCGGCGCACTGGTGCTGACGGACACCCGAAGGCTCGACCAGTCCTTCGACATCATGGGTCTGCTGGAAGAGCACGGTATGCCGTACGCGGTCGCCGTCAACCAGTTCGACGGCGCGCCGCCCTTCCCCGAGGCAGAGATCCGCGAGGCTCTCGACCTGCTCCCGGAAACCCCTCTGGTCACCTGCGACGCGCGGGAACCCACGTCCTCCGCCAAAGCGCTGATCTCCCTCATCGAGTATCTCCAGACCCGCACGCCTCAGGAGCAACAATGA
- a CDS encoding DUF4012 domain-containing protein, translating to MAWIAVTGLLARAELMAAQGGLERLRQSFSGTDPKAGADGAGPRAAMDSAAAHAAKAHRLTTGPAWWLAAHVPFLGAPVSTARGAAHAADRLTHEVLPPVVGIGSDTRAGGLQTLLSALHGKAPELDRASRAAAETRAQAAALPRDTWLPAADRARDHLVHQLGTVTTAMADMAVASRVLPPMLGGHEPRRYFVVFQNTAEARGTGGLPGAFAVLTVNKGRLRFETFGNNTVLEHVRPSVDLGAEFRAQYGASDPTGTWANTNLSPHFPYAARIWTATWEKYSGEQVDGVAALDPSALALLLRATGPAQLPDGTAVTADNVLDLTERTGYARYQDVAERKAFFLDVARAAAARLTDAISDPHRLSALLTSVHEVVKQERLKVWSAQSDEQRILETHPLSGALPHDSGPFAGFVVNNAAGGKLDFYLERQLQWIPRHCTREGRPVTVRIRLSNRAPASGLPDYVTLRVDKRSYATRPGDNRLLISYYASPGAQLTRATVDGRRAMTASGVERGHPVYTLDMELPAQETRTVTLQLVEPVSDRAPIVLRQPLVSPLNVDVRPYPSCAE from the coding sequence ATGGCATGGATCGCTGTCACCGGACTGCTCGCCCGCGCCGAACTGATGGCCGCACAGGGCGGGCTGGAGAGGCTGCGGCAGTCCTTCTCCGGTACAGACCCGAAGGCAGGAGCGGACGGGGCCGGCCCACGAGCCGCGATGGATTCTGCGGCGGCCCATGCAGCCAAGGCCCATCGCCTCACGACGGGGCCCGCCTGGTGGCTGGCGGCGCATGTCCCGTTCCTCGGTGCGCCCGTCAGCACTGCGCGTGGCGCAGCGCATGCGGCTGACAGACTGACGCACGAGGTACTGCCGCCCGTGGTGGGCATCGGCTCCGACACGCGTGCAGGTGGTCTGCAGACTCTCCTGTCCGCGCTCCACGGCAAGGCTCCGGAGCTTGACAGGGCGTCCAGAGCCGCCGCCGAGACTCGTGCCCAGGCCGCTGCGCTGCCCCGCGACACCTGGCTGCCGGCTGCCGACCGCGCCCGGGACCACCTGGTACACCAACTCGGCACCGTCACCACAGCCATGGCGGACATGGCTGTCGCCAGTCGCGTCCTGCCTCCGATGCTGGGTGGGCACGAGCCCCGGCGATACTTCGTCGTCTTCCAGAACACCGCCGAGGCGCGCGGCACGGGGGGACTGCCCGGGGCTTTCGCCGTCCTCACCGTCAACAAGGGCCGACTGCGCTTCGAGACTTTCGGCAACAACACCGTCCTGGAGCACGTCAGGCCCTCGGTCGATCTGGGAGCCGAGTTCAGGGCGCAGTATGGAGCCAGTGATCCGACCGGCACCTGGGCAAACACGAATCTCAGCCCGCACTTCCCTTACGCGGCGCGTATCTGGACGGCGACCTGGGAGAAGTACAGCGGTGAGCAGGTGGACGGTGTGGCCGCGCTCGATCCCAGCGCGCTGGCTCTGCTGCTCCGCGCCACAGGCCCGGCACAGCTGCCCGACGGTACGGCAGTCACCGCCGACAACGTGCTGGACCTGACCGAGCGCACCGGGTATGCGCGCTACCAGGACGTCGCCGAACGCAAAGCGTTCTTTCTCGATGTGGCGCGAGCGGCTGCGGCCAGGCTCACGGATGCCATCAGCGATCCTCATCGGCTCTCCGCCCTGCTGACATCCGTCCACGAGGTGGTGAAGCAGGAGCGGCTGAAGGTGTGGAGCGCCCAGAGCGACGAACAACGCATCCTGGAAACACATCCCCTGAGCGGGGCACTGCCGCATGACTCGGGGCCGTTCGCGGGGTTCGTCGTCAACAATGCGGCGGGCGGAAAGCTGGATTTCTATCTCGAGCGGCAGTTGCAGTGGATTCCGCGGCACTGCACACGCGAGGGCAGGCCGGTCACCGTACGGATCCGGCTCAGCAACCGCGCGCCGGCATCGGGGCTTCCCGACTACGTGACCCTGCGTGTCGACAAACGGTCGTACGCCACTCGCCCCGGCGACAATCGGCTGCTCATCTCCTACTACGCCAGCCCGGGCGCACAGTTGACCCGCGCGACGGTGGACGGTCGACGCGCCATGACGGCAAGCGGCGTCGAACGTGGGCATCCCGTGTACACCTTGGACATGGAACTGCCCGCACAAGAGACCCGCACCGTGACGCTCCAGCTGGTGGAACCGGTCAGTGACCGCGCCCCCATCGTGTTGCGACAGCCGCTGGTCAGCCCTCTGAATGTCGACGTGCGGCCCTACCCGTCCTGTGCCGAATGA
- a CDS encoding cytochrome P450, producing the protein MTTPLPVGDAVPPPGCPAHAGNGAVERLYGPEFAADPLASYTRLRAHGSVAPVEMAPGVHAALVTGYGPALEVLRSPERFSKDPRRWRALADGTVPADSPVVPMMMYRPNALWADGDEHRRLRGAITDSLGRLDPNALKGYVEHSADTLIDRIGPKGRADLLGEYGAVLPLLVFNQLFGCPPGIGDKLVEGMSGIFDADTDSEKANAVLTEGVAELVALKRDQPGQDVTSWMMAHPAGLTDEEMMHQLVLLMGAGTEPQQNLICNGLRLLLSDDRFAGDLAGGSMPVEDAIDEVLWSDPPIANYAVHYPRHDLELDGTLVREGEPIVISLAAANTDPGLAGDRRAGNRAHLAWSAGPHTCPAKGPARSIAAVALEKLLDRLPDIELEVPVEELEWRQGPFHRALAALPVRFPPIGPADRTAAESDWITDPVLSASIAPAPTSTAREPGSANVARQSWWSSLARWWQRR; encoded by the coding sequence ATGACAACACCCCTGCCCGTGGGTGACGCGGTACCTCCTCCCGGCTGCCCTGCGCATGCCGGCAACGGTGCGGTCGAGCGCCTGTACGGCCCGGAGTTCGCCGCCGACCCATTGGCGTCGTACACCCGCCTGCGCGCCCATGGCTCCGTCGCACCCGTGGAAATGGCACCCGGCGTACACGCCGCTCTGGTCACCGGCTACGGGCCCGCTCTGGAGGTGCTGCGCAGTCCGGAGCGCTTCTCCAAGGACCCGCGCCGCTGGCGGGCCCTCGCCGACGGGACGGTGCCGGCGGACAGCCCGGTCGTGCCGATGATGATGTACCGGCCGAACGCCCTGTGGGCCGACGGGGACGAGCACCGACGGCTGCGAGGCGCCATCACCGATAGCCTCGGCCGCCTGGATCCCAACGCGCTCAAGGGTTATGTGGAGCACAGCGCGGACACCCTCATCGACCGGATCGGGCCCAAGGGACGAGCGGATCTGCTGGGCGAGTACGGTGCCGTCCTGCCCCTGCTGGTCTTCAACCAGCTCTTCGGCTGCCCGCCCGGCATCGGGGACAAGCTGGTCGAGGGGATGTCCGGGATCTTCGACGCCGACACCGACTCCGAGAAGGCGAACGCGGTGCTGACCGAGGGCGTCGCCGAGCTGGTCGCACTCAAGAGGGACCAACCGGGGCAGGACGTGACGTCCTGGATGATGGCCCACCCGGCCGGGCTCACCGACGAGGAGATGATGCATCAGCTGGTCCTCCTCATGGGCGCAGGCACCGAGCCCCAGCAGAACCTGATCTGCAACGGGCTACGGCTGCTGCTGTCCGACGACCGGTTCGCGGGTGATCTCGCCGGCGGCAGCATGCCCGTCGAGGACGCCATCGACGAGGTGCTCTGGAGCGACCCGCCGATAGCGAACTACGCCGTCCACTATCCGCGCCACGACCTGGAGCTCGACGGAACCCTCGTGCGCGAGGGCGAGCCGATTGTGATCAGCCTGGCCGCCGCGAACACCGATCCCGGACTCGCCGGCGACCGCCGGGCGGGCAACCGCGCGCACCTCGCGTGGAGCGCGGGCCCCCACACCTGTCCCGCGAAAGGCCCCGCCCGGTCAATCGCCGCGGTCGCCCTGGAGAAGCTCCTCGACCGGCTCCCCGACATTGAACTGGAGGTGCCTGTCGAGGAGTTGGAGTGGCGGCAGGGACCCTTCCACCGGGCTCTGGCCGCCCTGCCCGTCCGCTTCCCGCCGATCGGCCCCGCCGACCGGACTGCTGCGGAAAGCGATTGGATCACGGATCCGGTCCTGTCGGCATCGATCGCTCCGGCACCGACGTCCACAGCGAGGGAACCCGGATCCGCGAACGTGGCCCGGCAGAGCTGGTGGAGCTCCCTGGCGAGGTGGTGGCAGCGGCGATGA